In Thermococcus sp. JdF3, a genomic segment contains:
- a CDS encoding Gldg family protein, which translates to MTGTVKEFNGLTEINAYLDDIESLGTADVPEPVVLRTGEASQEQWESVLAKVENVVVTNPDLGYGEWEVDDGSGPVRIDDLMYRYTPEADQNIAYIIGVVYYSYGDFKIEPRDADDIGIEIDLYQSIREIRENWEEDKYVVTSGIVIGTRSTGFFIQNGTEPNSGIYVYTGGTPSVQVGDVVQVNGTTAAYMGLYEIKNPTYRVVGTSGLPEPVVIEVTNMSDAYQSMRVRLEWVRITEVDGKSITIADDTGSLTLYDYYGIMDVTAGNILKYVEGIGYKYDVIEVYPTDYELYIPSIHISDVVKPDRAVRGISMNFEVTVTNNGERGDNVTFVVYANGMEIKNITRWIESGGSIEESFVYTPRDLGELRIDIQILTADWGITDERIYDYKVVPNPNTVSYGLTVYYNRQYDSRLSDLENLYENFTNTVSELVSYGVSFDSDVADKINWVNDSMSEVMEEYSLYEQFKNRADKTGFYLPAMIHLRKALFLGEDVKEEIQFLLPHLQRALEEIKAAQQMQEPENETETGAIPGNETAGVPTNTTQNASQQTPAMNITITIPKVLIDASHGQYYINEAGVSYLVDKIQSELGWEVEINQLPLTYDLLEEYDVVILTDPKDDFTPAEIESLKKYVENGGGLFIAGEWYKYANVENFNEIVGDYGITFNPDELMDDDQNSGRPYYPFVGIYNKAHPVMKFVPDDWTMYYNGDTLTISGNAVWLIKGYDTSYSIDADGKVVRIKGTNPVIAAAVDLGTGRIVAYGSSKALSDSYDFKYIKSSWPFIKGALLWLVHQE; encoded by the coding sequence GTGACCGGTACTGTGAAAGAATTCAATGGATTGACTGAAATAAATGCGTATCTGGATGATATTGAGTCCCTGGGAACGGCCGATGTTCCGGAGCCCGTAGTTCTCCGGACCGGGGAGGCTTCCCAGGAGCAGTGGGAGAGCGTCCTCGCCAAGGTTGAAAACGTCGTGGTCACTAATCCGGATCTCGGCTATGGTGAGTGGGAAGTCGATGATGGAAGCGGTCCTGTGAGAATCGACGACTTAATGTACAGATATACTCCCGAAGCTGACCAGAACATTGCGTACATAATCGGAGTTGTTTACTACTCCTATGGGGACTTTAAGATAGAGCCCAGAGATGCCGATGATATTGGTATTGAGATAGATCTCTACCAGTCCATTCGGGAGATAAGGGAGAACTGGGAAGAGGACAAATATGTTGTCACCAGCGGAATAGTCATAGGCACCCGCAGTACCGGCTTCTTCATCCAGAACGGCACCGAACCCAACAGCGGAATTTACGTTTACACTGGAGGTACTCCCTCTGTGCAGGTCGGTGACGTCGTCCAGGTTAACGGAACCACTGCGGCTTATATGGGGCTCTACGAGATAAAGAACCCGACCTACAGGGTGGTTGGAACCTCCGGGCTTCCAGAGCCCGTTGTGATTGAGGTTACCAACATGAGCGACGCCTACCAGAGCATGCGCGTCAGGCTGGAGTGGGTCAGGATTACCGAGGTTGATGGGAAGAGCATCACCATAGCCGACGACACCGGAAGCCTCACCCTCTACGACTACTATGGCATAATGGACGTCACTGCGGGCAACATATTGAAGTACGTCGAGGGCATAGGATACAAGTACGACGTTATTGAGGTCTACCCGACCGATTACGAGCTCTACATTCCGTCCATACATATATCTGACGTCGTCAAACCAGACCGTGCAGTCAGGGGAATCTCAATGAACTTTGAGGTGACCGTTACAAACAACGGAGAAAGGGGCGACAACGTGACATTTGTTGTCTACGCCAACGGGATGGAGATTAAAAACATCACCAGATGGATTGAGAGTGGGGGTAGCATTGAGGAGTCATTCGTGTATACTCCAAGGGATCTTGGCGAACTCAGGATTGATATACAGATACTTACTGCGGACTGGGGCATTACTGATGAGAGAATATACGATTACAAAGTTGTCCCCAACCCCAACACGGTCTCCTACGGCCTGACGGTGTATTATAACCGCCAGTACGATTCCAGGCTCTCAGACCTTGAGAATCTCTACGAGAACTTCACCAACACGGTCTCAGAGCTCGTCAGCTACGGGGTATCCTTCGACAGCGACGTCGCGGACAAGATTAACTGGGTAAACGACAGCATGTCTGAGGTTATGGAAGAGTACTCGCTCTACGAGCAGTTCAAGAACCGCGCTGATAAGACCGGGTTCTACCTCCCCGCCATGATACACCTGCGTAAGGCGCTGTTCCTTGGCGAGGATGTCAAGGAGGAAATCCAGTTCCTCCTGCCCCACCTTCAGAGGGCCTTGGAGGAAATAAAGGCCGCCCAGCAGATGCAAGAACCGGAAAATGAAACTGAAACCGGGGCAATCCCTGGCAATGAGACCGCGGGAGTTCCAACCAACACAACCCAGAACGCCAGCCAGCAGACACCCGCCATGAACATTACCATAACGATCCCCAAGGTGCTTATCGATGCCTCCCATGGGCAGTACTACATTAACGAAGCCGGTGTCAGCTACCTCGTGGACAAGATACAGAGCGAGCTCGGCTGGGAGGTGGAGATAAACCAGCTCCCGCTCACATACGACCTACTCGAGGAGTACGACGTTGTGATACTCACCGACCCGAAGGACGACTTCACCCCCGCTGAAATCGAGAGCCTTAAGAAGTACGTCGAGAACGGAGGGGGCCTCTTCATAGCGGGCGAATGGTACAAGTACGCCAACGTCGAGAACTTCAACGAGATAGTCGGTGACTATGGAATAACCTTCAACCCGGACGAGCTCATGGACGACGACCAGAACAGCGGCAGGCCTTACTATCCGTTCGTTGGAATATACAACAAGGCACACCCGGTCATGAAATTCGTGCCAGACGACTGGACGATGTACTACAACGGCGACACCCTAACGATAAGCGGAAACGCCGTCTGGCTCATCAAGGGCTACGACACCAGCTACTCTATCGATGCCGACGGAAAGGTCGTCAGGATAAAGGGCACCAATCCGGTTATCGCGGCCGCCGTTGATCTCGGCACCGGCAGAATAGTTGCCTACGGCTCAAGCAAGGCCCTCAGCGACAGCTACGACTTCAAGTACATCAAGAGCAGCTGGCCCTTCATAAAGGGAGCCCTTCTCTGGCTGGTTCACCAGGAGTGA
- a CDS encoding cob(I)yrinic acid a,c-diamide adenosyltransferase, whose translation MSITTKTGDKGLTGLFTGDRVAKYSPIMEANGNIDELDSFLGEAKHHVPEEMAEILERIQVQLYDLMAELASKGKYAKVGDEEVKWLEELIHKYEDEVQLRAFVLPGSTPASAKLDVCRAVARRTERAVARLVLEYGFGHNALIYLNRLSDLLFVMARTIEKREGKLKEVK comes from the coding sequence ATGTCCATCACAACCAAAACAGGGGATAAGGGTCTAACTGGTCTCTTCACGGGCGACCGTGTTGCAAAGTACTCGCCGATAATGGAGGCGAACGGGAACATAGACGAACTCGACAGCTTTCTGGGGGAAGCCAAGCACCACGTGCCGGAAGAGATGGCGGAGATACTTGAAAGGATCCAGGTTCAGCTCTACGACCTGATGGCCGAGCTGGCCAGCAAGGGAAAGTACGCGAAGGTCGGAGATGAGGAAGTCAAGTGGCTTGAGGAGCTTATTCATAAGTATGAAGACGAGGTTCAACTGAGAGCTTTCGTTCTTCCGGGCTCGACCCCGGCGAGTGCGAAGCTTGACGTGTGCCGGGCGGTGGCCAGAAGGACAGAGAGGGCCGTCGCGAGGCTCGTCCTTGAATACGGCTTCGGCCACAATGCCCTCATCTATCTAAACAGGCTCAGCGACCTGCTCTTCGTAATGGCCAGGACGATAGAGAAGAGGGAGGGAAAGCTGAAGGAGGTTAAGTAA
- a CDS encoding MFS transporter has protein sequence MSLNRNFWLFALGRFISQLGWAVQDVALPLYVLDQTHSGSMMTAFILAEMIPVLIIMPFAGVVGDRYNRKWLMVGFDLARGALLFGVIAFDLLGIYQLLAVQVVMAVMGAFFSAGTGAMFPDLVQPDELEKANSTVSSFTILARLVGPALGGFIYAVGGIKLAILINAASFFGSGLFEILIRYEWRTRELEGFSQVIEDLKEGIGFLRSNRYLSTLMFFALFMIALGQPFGAVIMPYSYREVLKFSSYQFGLLESAFMGGALLGNGLIAIKFGKKAGRYLFHTLLLDGVMILAFTWAISPLSGLGRNEAFFFLAGINILWGSIEAFIDVPINSKIQRAIPSELRGRVMSAMAVLMHLSSPLGLLAVGPLLDRFPAWEVTMAIWAGMAVVVAYFWARYREVLLREEKFEENGRLT, from the coding sequence GTGAGCCTCAACAGGAACTTCTGGCTCTTCGCCCTCGGCCGCTTCATAAGCCAGCTCGGCTGGGCGGTGCAGGACGTTGCACTGCCCCTTTACGTCCTTGACCAGACCCACAGCGGTTCGATGATGACCGCTTTCATACTCGCCGAGATGATACCCGTTCTCATAATCATGCCCTTTGCGGGGGTGGTGGGCGACCGCTACAACCGAAAGTGGCTTATGGTCGGCTTTGATCTTGCGAGGGGAGCCCTTCTCTTCGGCGTCATCGCGTTCGACCTCCTGGGCATCTACCAGCTTCTGGCGGTTCAGGTCGTCATGGCGGTCATGGGTGCCTTCTTCTCAGCCGGGACTGGCGCGATGTTCCCAGACCTTGTTCAACCTGACGAGCTTGAGAAGGCCAACTCCACGGTCTCGTCGTTCACCATACTGGCCCGTCTCGTCGGCCCTGCCCTCGGAGGGTTTATTTACGCCGTCGGAGGTATCAAACTGGCCATCCTCATCAACGCGGCCAGCTTCTTCGGCTCGGGACTGTTTGAGATACTGATAAGGTACGAGTGGCGTACGAGGGAGCTGGAAGGCTTCTCCCAGGTTATTGAGGACTTAAAAGAGGGCATTGGCTTTCTCCGCTCCAACAGATACCTCTCGACCCTTATGTTCTTCGCCCTCTTTATGATAGCCCTCGGTCAGCCCTTTGGGGCCGTAATCATGCCGTACTCCTACAGAGAAGTGCTGAAGTTCTCGAGCTACCAGTTTGGACTGCTTGAGAGCGCCTTCATGGGAGGTGCCCTCCTTGGAAACGGCCTGATAGCGATTAAATTCGGAAAAAAGGCTGGGAGGTACCTTTTCCACACCCTCCTCCTGGACGGGGTGATGATACTCGCCTTCACGTGGGCGATAAGTCCCCTCTCCGGCCTGGGGCGAAACGAGGCGTTCTTTTTCCTCGCGGGGATAAACATCCTATGGGGCAGTATAGAGGCCTTCATAGACGTGCCCATCAATTCGAAGATACAGCGCGCGATACCGAGCGAGCTCAGGGGCAGGGTTATGTCGGCAATGGCCGTCCTGATGCACCTCTCAAGCCCGCTCGGTCTGCTCGCCGTCGGGCCGCTCCTCGACAGATTCCCGGCCTGGGAGGTTACCATGGCCATCTGGGCGGGCATGGCGGTTGTCGTCGCCTATTTCTGGGCCAGATACAGGGAGGTTCTGCTCAGGGAGGAAAAGTTCGAGGAAAACGGGAGACTTACTTAA
- a CDS encoding MFS transporter, with protein sequence MFANFRRMGRNFWLYTVGRWISQAGWVIQDVAVPLYVLDQTGSGAMMSLFIMAELIPRLLVNPIAGVIGDRYDRKKLMYGLDIARGVLLFAVIAFNLLGIYQLLAVQMAMSVMGAFFSAGIVGMFPDLVERDQLARANSILQSGGQILRIVGPILGGLIYAFGGIKLAILINAASFFGSGLFEILIEYRRETRELSSIREVWDDMLDGFRFIRASKDLMVLVSFGVLLNTLLNPVFAVVLPYLARIELGLSAVRFGSVETAATLGALAGNMLIALKLGERSEDFLFKALFAQLICLTGLAFVTRSILGGLAYPALLGTIALTGLFNTLVNIPLFTKLQKAVPDEVRSRFFTAFETVMMATTPLGMALVGPLLDATGTTVIILALTVPSVLITVYYYLRFRETVINIGSEEVEVVP encoded by the coding sequence ATGTTCGCGAATTTCCGAAGGATGGGCCGGAACTTCTGGCTCTACACCGTGGGCAGGTGGATATCACAGGCGGGCTGGGTGATCCAGGACGTGGCGGTTCCTCTCTACGTCCTCGACCAGACCGGCAGCGGGGCGATGATGAGCCTCTTCATAATGGCGGAGCTGATTCCGCGGCTGCTGGTGAACCCCATAGCCGGAGTGATAGGCGACCGCTACGACAGAAAGAAGCTCATGTACGGCCTTGACATAGCTAGGGGAGTGCTTCTCTTTGCGGTTATCGCCTTCAACCTGCTCGGAATCTACCAGCTCCTGGCAGTTCAGATGGCGATGAGCGTTATGGGGGCGTTCTTCTCGGCCGGCATAGTCGGAATGTTTCCCGACCTTGTGGAGAGGGATCAGCTTGCCAGGGCCAACTCGATACTCCAGAGCGGCGGCCAGATATTGAGGATAGTTGGCCCGATCCTTGGAGGGTTAATCTACGCCTTCGGAGGCATCAAGCTGGCTATCCTCATCAACGCGGCCAGTTTCTTTGGCTCCGGCCTGTTTGAAATCCTGATCGAGTACCGCAGGGAAACGCGGGAGCTCTCAAGCATCCGCGAGGTCTGGGATGACATGCTCGACGGCTTCCGCTTTATCAGGGCTTCAAAGGACCTCATGGTGCTCGTGAGCTTCGGGGTTCTCCTAAACACCCTCCTCAACCCGGTGTTCGCGGTGGTTCTTCCCTACCTCGCCAGGATTGAGCTCGGCCTCTCGGCAGTCCGCTTTGGCAGCGTCGAAACCGCCGCAACCCTCGGGGCTCTGGCCGGGAACATGCTCATTGCTCTGAAGCTCGGTGAACGGTCCGAGGACTTCCTCTTCAAAGCGCTCTTTGCCCAGCTCATCTGTTTAACGGGCCTGGCCTTTGTAACGCGCTCCATCCTTGGAGGGCTGGCTTATCCGGCCCTGCTGGGGACAATTGCCCTGACAGGACTCTTCAACACCCTGGTCAACATTCCCCTCTTCACGAAGCTCCAGAAGGCGGTTCCCGATGAGGTTCGTTCGCGATTTTTCACGGCGTTCGAGACGGTGATGATGGCGACGACACCGCTGGGAATGGCGCTGGTTGGGCCCCTCCTCGATGCCACAGGAACCACCGTGATAATCCTTGCCCTCACCGTGCCGAGCGTCCTTATAACAGTGTATTATTACCTCCGCTTTAGGGAAACCGTTATAAACATCGGCTCAGAAGAAGTGGAGGTGGTGCCGTGA
- a CDS encoding DUF4097 family beta strand repeat-containing protein, which translates to MIFENVREVEIKATNGRIEIEGWENDYAEVNYTVHGEVEVTVEQKGSRLIIREEPKKKFLNLLGESGWAEIGVKVPRRVLINAKTVNGELKARGVRFGEVTTVNGEITLEDCEAEKLSTVNGEIRAGLTVAGPLKASTVNGEIELTIEELEGDVEVSCVNGDIVLRLTEFCDARIVSKRVNGDVKLVGIDPDDPVVGTGEFEVKASTVNGDVRVELI; encoded by the coding sequence ATGATATTTGAAAACGTCCGGGAAGTCGAGATAAAGGCCACAAACGGCCGGATCGAGATTGAGGGCTGGGAAAACGACTACGCCGAGGTGAACTACACCGTCCACGGCGAGGTGGAGGTCACCGTCGAGCAGAAGGGAAGCAGGCTCATCATCAGGGAGGAGCCGAAGAAGAAATTCCTGAACCTGCTCGGGGAGAGCGGTTGGGCGGAGATAGGGGTGAAGGTTCCGCGGAGGGTCCTGATAAACGCGAAGACCGTGAACGGCGAGCTTAAGGCCAGGGGCGTGCGCTTTGGGGAGGTAACAACGGTGAACGGCGAGATAACGCTGGAGGACTGCGAGGCCGAGAAGCTTAGCACGGTTAACGGGGAGATAAGGGCCGGTCTAACGGTTGCCGGCCCTCTGAAGGCCTCCACCGTGAACGGGGAAATCGAGCTTACCATCGAGGAGCTTGAGGGGGACGTCGAGGTAAGCTGCGTCAACGGAGACATCGTGCTTCGCCTGACCGAGTTCTGCGATGCCAGGATAGTGAGCAAGAGAGTTAATGGAGACGTCAAATTGGTCGGCATAGATCCCGATGACCCGGTCGTCGGGACGGGCGAGTTCGAGGTCAAGGCCAGCACTGTGAACGGCGACGTGAGGGTCGAGCTGATTTGA
- a CDS encoding helix-turn-helix transcriptional regulator: MENDLKVQLEELKKRLEVLEESIDPVDEVMLSIKARLRRKLEGGSLPEIDEERAAKTLKALANPDRIRILKMLSEGPMGFKEIKDALGVESPTVSHHLKLLVKTRMVRKGDGYEISPDGRLFLRLLEIITALEEVEE, encoded by the coding sequence ATGGAGAACGACCTGAAGGTTCAGCTCGAAGAGCTGAAGAAGCGCCTGGAGGTGCTGGAGGAAAGCATTGACCCCGTTGATGAGGTCATGCTCTCGATAAAGGCCCGCCTCAGGAGAAAGCTCGAAGGCGGAAGCCTGCCCGAGATAGACGAGGAGAGGGCAGCCAAAACCCTCAAGGCCCTCGCCAACCCGGACAGGATAAGGATTCTGAAGATGCTCTCCGAGGGGCCCATGGGATTCAAGGAGATAAAGGATGCCCTTGGGGTGGAAAGCCCCACCGTTTCCCACCACCTGAAGCTCCTGGTGAAAACCCGGATGGTGAGAAAGGGAGATGGATACGAAATATCGCCCGACGGACGTCTCTTTTTGCGCTTGCTTGAGATAATAACTGCCCTTGAGGAGGTGGAAGAATGA
- a CDS encoding L-type lectin-domain containing protein produces the protein MSRKSILCLVLIATLFLGIVPNEAAAGTSTFQGYFNTVEATVKGYFGQDYGWNPELRIVPGTELSVSKDRIEIGADLFSESYAGVPGGKGYYMIAYGLVRSYLDTAAYDFPGDGRSPIWHMNIETYDSDFSVDLFSELVTIEILTTLLPEYDGVNLTHVAETRLDEIASTYDRLGKMDMVEWLQEVVQPNVLQSVVRRIHDASWGLPDRNLSTIPDVYGAPYRTAVLVGAVREVNPDLADRFPLNLPDDVVETAYNQLIRNDLGKLMYFARSNVPLSPIESLNITILGKTYTLQNGMDVLSIDLDSRKYLLGVWMDGSYKIVLNVRYLDPTSLEITPVKYDITAGGILKAGDYTTTITKNSVGKSFKTPLAGYPWELGLVKMYWKGHPNAFLNYRVVKEDSGYRYEGDPGNLRIVPLKGGAFLVTIGDRDGFTFIFGKAAVNVTGDMKHKTYLVYPETGAVIAWNGAPQLGTAEGTTSSQNGWILVGSAYFDPSLNAIVLTPNEWDKAGAAWFDTPVDLATPFVMTAKFYAGTCGGGDGIWVGFQSRSSDALGGRGGDVGIGGVSPAAGFRLWEWQRKVDYYENGRWTTIASDACFADEKEHTLMFSWDPKTSTLKLVIDNQYQYSRVVDLPSVLGSSRAYFGFTAGTGLASNLHYVKVQGVGGEYVVSTIESIEIALQEASKLGADVADLQEELDDIKEEINGGDDLQPEAAMRVFQKLMNIQNEAGLRVASRVSELYGKVSLARSLNLTSISIDVNFEAASSAMLDGNLTAAMEYLNTAYEQANELASSKIQEISTRISDLMQDALRYSVAVGDIASMQKEIETLTSKGDYITAYQKQIELLNELSRRISRAKEQMERSDNDDTGITEENQSDNDNENGSHNTASETSTVSSESDTVSSSTVTEQKHPLAAGDWAKYEVEFEASTGSEKISGKIEYRIVVKNITEEGFTVEYTDIEGDVDEFKQIFGDDIFDPVTIQWDIDPGESEIYADPSKLPEDGTVHSIDFGIGELKYDTKTGLLKEGKISANIFGLEIKLQIKQKEQKSAGSSDSGGICGPAVFVIFALASGLLIRRRL, from the coding sequence ATGAGCAGGAAGAGCATTTTGTGTCTGGTATTGATCGCCACGCTGTTCCTGGGGATAGTTCCCAATGAAGCCGCGGCAGGAACTTCCACGTTTCAGGGATACTTCAACACAGTAGAGGCCACTGTGAAGGGCTACTTTGGCCAAGACTACGGATGGAATCCGGAGCTTAGGATAGTTCCGGGGACAGAACTGTCAGTCTCCAAGGACAGGATCGAGATTGGCGCGGATCTCTTTTCGGAGAGCTACGCTGGGGTGCCCGGGGGAAAGGGCTATTACATGATTGCATACGGCCTTGTTCGGAGTTACCTCGATACCGCAGCGTACGATTTTCCCGGGGACGGGAGGAGTCCAATCTGGCACATGAACATTGAAACTTACGATTCCGACTTCTCAGTGGACCTTTTCAGTGAACTCGTCACCATAGAGATACTGACGACCCTTCTGCCCGAGTACGACGGTGTCAATCTGACCCATGTGGCCGAGACCCGTCTTGATGAGATAGCCTCAACATACGACAGGCTTGGAAAGATGGATATGGTCGAATGGCTCCAGGAGGTTGTTCAGCCCAACGTGCTCCAGAGTGTAGTTCGCAGGATTCACGACGCCTCCTGGGGCCTACCCGACAGGAACCTGAGCACCATCCCGGATGTGTATGGTGCTCCATACAGAACAGCGGTTCTTGTGGGTGCCGTGAGGGAGGTCAATCCCGACCTTGCCGACAGGTTCCCCCTTAACCTGCCGGATGATGTGGTGGAAACAGCGTACAATCAGCTGATTCGCAACGACCTTGGAAAGCTCATGTACTTCGCCAGAAGCAACGTGCCGCTCTCCCCGATCGAATCCCTGAACATCACCATCCTTGGAAAGACCTACACGCTCCAGAACGGCATGGACGTTCTGAGCATAGACCTGGACTCCAGGAAGTACCTCCTCGGTGTGTGGATGGACGGCTCATATAAAATCGTTCTCAACGTCAGGTACCTCGACCCAACGTCTCTGGAGATAACCCCCGTTAAGTACGACATCACCGCGGGCGGGATACTGAAAGCGGGCGATTACACGACTACCATAACCAAAAACTCCGTTGGAAAGTCCTTCAAGACACCGCTTGCAGGATACCCCTGGGAGCTTGGACTCGTAAAGATGTACTGGAAGGGCCATCCTAACGCGTTCCTCAATTACCGCGTGGTGAAGGAAGACAGTGGATACCGGTACGAAGGGGATCCCGGAAACCTAAGAATCGTGCCCCTGAAGGGAGGGGCATTTCTGGTCACAATCGGGGACAGGGACGGCTTCACATTCATCTTCGGGAAGGCTGCTGTTAATGTGACCGGGGACATGAAGCATAAAACCTACCTCGTCTATCCTGAGACAGGTGCGGTAATTGCGTGGAACGGGGCTCCTCAGCTTGGAACAGCCGAAGGTACAACCTCGTCCCAAAACGGATGGATACTGGTTGGCAGTGCATACTTCGACCCGTCGCTGAACGCCATTGTCCTGACCCCCAACGAATGGGACAAAGCTGGTGCCGCCTGGTTTGACACCCCAGTGGATCTCGCCACACCATTTGTGATGACGGCCAAATTCTACGCTGGGACCTGCGGCGGTGGTGACGGCATATGGGTGGGCTTCCAGAGCAGGTCATCGGATGCGCTTGGTGGAAGGGGAGGAGACGTTGGTATCGGCGGTGTTTCCCCAGCGGCTGGCTTCAGGCTATGGGAGTGGCAGCGGAAGGTTGATTACTATGAAAATGGCCGGTGGACTACCATCGCTTCAGATGCGTGCTTTGCCGACGAAAAGGAGCACACCCTGATGTTTTCCTGGGACCCGAAGACGTCCACGCTGAAACTCGTAATCGACAACCAGTATCAGTACTCCAGGGTTGTTGATTTGCCGTCGGTTCTTGGTAGTTCCCGGGCATATTTCGGTTTCACCGCGGGCACGGGGCTTGCTAGTAACCTTCACTACGTCAAGGTTCAGGGGGTTGGCGGTGAATACGTGGTCTCAACGATTGAATCCATAGAGATCGCCCTCCAGGAGGCGTCCAAGCTCGGGGCGGATGTCGCAGACCTTCAGGAGGAGCTGGATGACATAAAAGAGGAAATCAACGGCGGGGACGACCTCCAGCCGGAAGCCGCGATGCGGGTATTCCAGAAGCTGATGAACATTCAGAATGAAGCCGGCCTCAGAGTAGCCTCTCGCGTTTCCGAGCTCTACGGAAAGGTGTCTCTGGCCAGGAGCCTTAACCTGACGTCAATCTCGATAGATGTGAACTTTGAGGCCGCATCCAGTGCAATGCTGGATGGAAACCTTACCGCTGCAATGGAGTACCTCAATACCGCGTATGAACAGGCCAATGAACTTGCATCATCCAAGATACAGGAAATCTCCACCCGGATATCGGACCTTATGCAGGATGCCCTCAGATACAGCGTTGCCGTTGGGGACATCGCATCAATGCAGAAGGAAATAGAAACTCTAACATCAAAGGGCGATTATATAACCGCATACCAAAAGCAGATTGAGCTCCTCAATGAACTTTCCAGGAGGATTTCCCGTGCTAAGGAACAGATGGAAAGGTCAGATAATGATGATACCGGCATCACCGAGGAGAACCAATCCGATAATGACAACGAGAACGGCTCCCATAATACTGCATCGGAGACGTCAACCGTCTCTTCGGAGTCAGATACAGTCTCTTCCAGCACCGTGACTGAACAGAAACACCCATTGGCGGCTGGTGACTGGGCAAAGTATGAAGTTGAGTTCGAGGCATCAACAGGGTCTGAAAAGATCTCGGGGAAGATTGAGTACAGGATAGTGGTCAAAAACATAACCGAAGAGGGATTCACCGTTGAGTACACCGACATCGAAGGGGACGTCGATGAATTCAAGCAGATCTTCGGAGATGACATATTTGATCCCGTGACTATCCAGTGGGACATTGACCCCGGAGAAAGCGAGATATACGCAGACCCGTCTAAACTGCCTGAGGACGGCACAGTCCACAGCATCGACTTTGGCATTGGAGAGCTCAAGTACGATACAAAAACAGGGCTGCTCAAAGAGGGTAAGATCTCAGCGAACATCTTCGGCCTTGAAATCAAGCTCCAGATAAAGCAGAAGGAACAGAAGTCTGCCGGTTCATCTGATTCAGGAGGCATCTGCGGTCCGGCGGTGTTCGTTATTTTTGCCCTGGCTTCGGGCCTTCTTATCCGGAGAAGGCTCTGA
- a CDS encoding PadR family transcriptional regulator, whose product MGADVERKIIKGLFTVPLKDIILVIVGLKGEAHGYEILKELEKLAIGLWKPSHSNLYTILNKMVDEGLLEPREEYRGRVRRVKYSLTEKGLDYLKTSNELALRVLYTSINYHEALKKKLEEMGERKVMDRETVIEYLGLLKKIRDILDEEIKTIEKTM is encoded by the coding sequence ATGGGGGCGGACGTTGAGCGGAAGATAATCAAGGGCCTCTTCACGGTCCCGCTGAAGGACATAATCCTGGTCATCGTCGGCCTGAAGGGAGAGGCACATGGCTACGAAATACTGAAGGAGCTTGAGAAGCTAGCCATCGGCCTCTGGAAGCCCAGCCACAGCAATCTGTACACGATACTCAACAAGATGGTCGACGAGGGTCTTCTGGAGCCCCGCGAGGAGTACCGGGGCAGGGTGAGGCGCGTGAAATACAGCCTAACTGAAAAGGGTCTCGATTACCTGAAAACTTCCAATGAACTGGCCCTTCGGGTTCTGTACACCTCCATCAACTATCACGAAGCCCTGAAGAAGAAGCTCGAGGAGATGGGGGAGAGAAAGGTCATGGACAGAGAGACCGTGATTGAGTACCTGGGACTCCTCAAGAAGATACGCGACATACTGGACGAGGAAATAAAGACTATAGAGAAAACAATGTAA